The genomic region CTGCGCTTGGATCAAGCCGTGCGCAGCAGCGGTGTGTTCGATCTGGTGGATCAGTTTCAGCGTCCCAGGGGGGGCAGTTATTCCCTCTGGCGCCGCAGCACGATGCACCCCATTTCAGAACCATCCTTTGCGGATCGCTTTCCTGATCTAGCCGCCGGGCTGGCCGCAGGGCCGGTGGGGCTGGATCCAGTGTTCGCAGCGGTCGGGCAGGAGCACATGCTCGATGGCCATTTCAGCTATCGAGACCCGGTGCGCTCAGAGGCCCTGGAAGCATTGGCCCAGGATCCGCAGGCGATTCGACCGCGCTGGACCCTGGCGCTGCTGGCGGTACTTGAGAACCGACCGGCGCAGGCTTCAGAGCAGTTCGAGCAATTGCAAGGCCTGTTGCCCGACAACCCTTGGCCGGCGGCTTACCGCAGCGTGGTCAACCTGGCGGGCTGGAATCCCTGGCAGGCCGCAGCAGCTGCAGACGGGGCGACCATCTCGAACCCAGTGCTCGTGTCCTTGGGGGATCTCAGCGGGGTCCTGTCGGGTGCCGTTTGGCGCATCCCCGCCGCCATGACGTCTGTTCCTGCGGCCGTCACGGCCGTGGAGGAGGCGCTGGAGCCCCCCTCGAATCAAGAGCAGGATCAGGAGCAGGCTTCCAGCTGATCCATCCGCAGCCACACATCGGGTACCGGGCGATTCCAACGCACCTGGCCGTACTCCCCCTTGACCAGCAGCAGCTCACCGGGGCCTTCAAAGATGTACGCGGGTGCCGTGGGGTCGCTGGCAGCCGCTTCAAGGCTGGCGCTGTAGGCGGCCTTGTTCACCCTGACCAAAGCACCTTTCCGCAACGCAGCAGGCTTGGCCTTGGCGGGAGCAGCGGCGTCGGATTCGGCCATGACAAGAAATGGTGATGGCCCCAGGCTAAAACCAATCGCCGACGAACCCCTTAGCCTCCCAGCCGCCCCACCCTCGCTTTCATGCGTCTGCTGCTGTTCGGCTGCACTGGTTTCGTTGGCCGTGAGCTTCTGCCACTTCTGCTCCAGGCCGGCCATCAGCTCACCGTGGTCAGCCGTCGGCTGGCCCGTGGTTACAACACTGAACGGGCGGACGGGCGACTGATCTGGATGCAGCTCGACCCCTCCAGCAGCAGCACCTGGGCCGATGATGGGCTCCTGGAGGCCTTGAAGCAGGCAGATGCGGTGGTCAACCTGGCGGGGGAACCGATTGCTGAGAAGCGTTGGACTCCAGCTCATCGGCAGTTGCTGGAGACCAGCCGTCTGCAGACGACCTCGCAGCTGGTGAAGGCGATCGAGGCCTGTTCAACCCCGCCGAAGGTGCTGGTGAACGCTTCGGCGATCGGTTTCTACGGCTCCAGCCTGGAGCAGCGTTTTCTCGAATCGAGCAAACCCGGCAACGACTTTCTCGCCAGTTTGTGTCAGCGCTGGGAGGCGGCTGCCGCGGCAGTTCCCTCTTCGGTGCGGCAGGTCACCCTGCGGATCGGCATCGTGCTGGCCGCCGACGGCGGCGCGCTCGGAAAAATGCTTCCGGTGTTTCGTACGGGTTTTGGCGGTCCGATCGGCAGTGGCCGTCAGTGGATGAGTTGGATCCACCGCAGTGACCTTTGCTCTCTGATCCTTCAATCCCTCACGGACGAGAGCTGGAGTGGCGTGATCAATGCCGTTGCTCCCGAGCCGGTGTCGATGGCGGCCTTCAGCAAGCAGCTGGGACGCAGCCTGGGACGCCCCAGCCTGCTTCCGGTCCCTGGACCGGTGCTCCAGGTGCTCCTGGGGGATGGCGCCAAGGTGGTGCTGGAGGGCCAGCAGGTCGCTTCGGAGCGGCTGGACACCATGAACTTCAGCTTCCGTTACCCCGATCTGGCTTCAGCACTCGCCGCTGCCACCAGCTGAAGATGCCGCTCACCACGGCCGCCATGATCAGCAGGCTGATGGCCGGTGCGAAGAGGGGTTGCCACAGCACCTGAACCCGGTCCATGAGCCAGTCATCTCCTTGGCTTTGGCGCACCACAGCCACTGCAAAGACTCCCGCTCCGACAAATACGAGCAGCACGTTCACCATCAGCAGGCGGTCCAGCCAGCGTTTCCAGGCCGGTTCTGAAGGGGCACTCATGGCAGCAGTGCACTGATGGCTGCCGTCATTCTCGGGCCTCCACCCGCCTCTCCAAGGCGTCGTTTTGCTTCCACTCGGCATTGCTTCTGGAAGCTTGGATCCCTTCGGAAGCGATCCAGCAGCGCCAAGGCCAACTCTGCTGTGGCCTTGAGGGCCTCACGGCTGCCGCTCTCCCCGGGGGCGCAGAACACGGTGGGGCCCAGCAGGCGCCGCTGGGCTTCTGCGAACGCCGCGGTGAATTGCGGCCCCTGGCCTGGCACCTGCAGCACCGGTTTGGCCAGTCCAACGGCCTGCTCGATGGCGGTGCCCGCCATACCGATCATCAGATCGCTGTTCTGCAGCACGGCATTGAACGCCCCGCGGCGCACGTTGATCGACACGGATCCATCGCGATGCAGCACGCCATTCATCAACCGCCAGCCGACCCTGTTGCTCAGTCGCTGCAGGCTGACGTCATCCAGACTGGGCACCAAGGCCAGATCCACGCTGCAGGGTGGTGTGTTGGGCAGCAGCTCCATCAGCTGCAGCAGCAGCTGCAGGTTCTGCTCCAGTTCCGGTCGGCGGCTGCCGGGCAACAGACCGATGCGCTGACCGCTGGCTGTCGCTGTGGCTGCCCCTGTCAGCACTGAATCCATGAATGGATTGCCCAGGAAGGTCACCGGCCGATGCAGTTGGTGACTGAGATCCTCAGCGGTGCGTTGATCGCGGCTGTAAACGGCTTTGAACCGTTTGCTTTTCAGCAGAGCGGCGCAGGGCCAGGGCAGGCGCAGCTGCCCTTCGTAGTGGCTGGAGTAGGCCACTAGGTAGGTCGCAACGGGGCGGTGACTGAGCCATGCAGCGATAACGGGAATCACATCTCCCACCACCAGGATCAGATCAAAGCGCTGCCGGTGACGCAGCAGACGCATCAGGCGTCTGAGCAGATACAGCACCTGCCCCTGCAGCAGTTCTGTCAGGCGACCCTGAAGGCTGGTGTAGCCGATGCCGCCGGTGCTGAATTCATGGCTGCGTCCCAGCAGCGGCACGTGGGCCTTGCGGTAGGCGCTGCCGAGTCCCGCCAGGGGGAGCGCCTGCACGCTGTGCCCTTGCTGCTGAAGGTCTTGGGCTAGCAGGGCGCCGGAGAGGTCTTCGCCGTGGCCATTGCTCAGCAGAAGGATGCGTGCCATTGAAGGGTTCTCTCTCACCACATCCAGGTGCTCGGATCAGGAATGCCGTTGGTGCGCTGGGACGGCAGTCGGGTGATGGTCCAGGTGGCTGTCATGCAGGGGCTGTCATCCAGGGGCTGTCATGCAGGGGCTGTCATGCAGGTAGTGCGCGTGACAGGACTTTTGGAGGGCGGGTTGTTGAAATCAGAGCTCAAGCCAGGCTTTCACTTTCTCGAGAGCCTTCCAGCCTGGTTTGCGCTCGAGGCCATCGGCGATTGAGGCCTTGAGTTCGCTGGACACCTCCGGGGCAAGGGTCATCACTTGCTGCACCACCTGGATGTGGTCCCGCACGCCCTTGGATTGCGTCTCCAGCAACGCCAGGCTCAAATTGATCCTGGCCTGGGGGTCCTGGCCGTTGAGCTTCACGGCGAAGCGTGCTGATCGCAGCGCTTCCTCCGGCTGATCGCAGAGCAGCTGCAGCCAGGCCAGACAGGTCCACCCAGCCGACTGGCGGGGGGCAGCTTCAACGATGTGGGCGAAATCAGGCAGCACCTCATCGGCAGCAGCGCCGCTCTGGTATCGGGCCATGGCCTGCTCAAACAGGCTGTCCTGGGAAGTCTCCATCAACGGGGAGAGGGCAGTGATCTCCTCTCAGAGTCCCACGTGGCTTCGCTCACACCGCAAAGGAACTGCCGCAGCCACAGGTCTGGCTGGCGTTGGGGTTGGTGAAGTTGAAGCCGCCACCAATCAGGGCTGTGCTGAAGTCCAGCTGCATTCCATAGATGTAGAGCAGGCTTTTCGGATCGCAGATCACCCGGAAGTTCTGGCCATCCGCGGCCATGTACTCGTAGGTCTCGTCATCGTTGAGGGTGTCTGAGGCAGGCACGAAATCCATCGTGTAGCTCATGCCGCTGCAGCCCCCGGAACGGACGCCGACGCGCAGCACCTGGTTGTCACCCTGTTCGCCACACAGCTTCGCCAACTGCTGCATCGCCGGTTCCGTGATCAGGATGCCCTTGCCGTCTTTGGCGGTATGGGCCGGCGCAGTATCGGGGGTTGAAGTCATGGTCGACGCAGACTCGTGCTCTCACTCTATGAACGCTCATACATAGAGTCGCCATAGTTGTCCAGATCTTGTGCGGGTCGCGATCGTTGGTTCCGGCCTCGCCGGCCTCTCCGCTGCTGTTGACCTCGTGGATGCAGGCCATGAGGTGAATCTCTACGAAGCCCGTCCGTTCATGGGCGGCAAAGTGGGCAGCTGGGTGGATGAGGGCGGTAACCACATTGAGATGGGGTTGCACGTTTTCTTCTTCAACTACGCCAACCTCTTCGCCTTGATGCGAAAGGTTGGGGCATTCGAGAACCTGTTGCCCAAGCAACACACGCACCTGTTCGTGAACAAGGGTGGTGATCTGCGGGAGCTGGATTTCCGCTTCCCCATCGGTGCGCCGTTCAATGGCCTCAAGGCCTTCTTCACCACGCCGCAGCTGAGCTGGATCGACAAGCTACGCAATGCCTTGGCCCTGGGCACCAGCCCGATCGTGCGTGGTTTGGTGGATTACGAGGGAGCGATGCGCACCATTCGTGCCCTCGACTCCGTCAGCTTCCAGGATTGGTTTGTGGGCCATGGCGGCAGCCCAGAAAGCATCCGGCGGATGTGGAACCCTGTCGCCTACGCCCTTGGTTTCATCGACTGCGAGGCCATCTCCGCTCGCTGCATGCTGACCATCTTCATGATGTTTGCTGCCAAGACAGAGGCCTCCAAGCTCAACCTGCTGAAGGGATCCCCCCACCGCTGGCTCACCGGGCCGATCTTTGACTACATCCAGCAGCGTGGCGGCAAGCTGCATCTGCGCCACCGGGTGAAGCAGGTGGAATTCAGCGAGGGCGAGGTGCCCGAGATCACTGGCCTCCAGCTCGGAACGCCTGAGGGAGACATTCGCGTTGAGGCCGATGCCTATCTGGCTGCCTGTGACGTGCCGGGGATTCAGAAGTTGTTGCCCGAAGCTTGGAACCGTTACCCGCAGTTCGAGGCGATTCATCAGCTGGAGGCCGTGCCGGTGGCCACGGTTCAGCTCCGTTACGACGGCTGGGTGACCGAGCTGGGGGATGCCCAGGAGGCCCAGCGTCGGGATGTGGCGACTCCCACAGGTCTGAACAATCTTCTGTACACCGCCGATGCCGACTTCAGCTGCTTCGCTGATCTGGCTCTGGCGAGCCCGGAGGACTACCGCAAGGAGGGTGAAGGATCCCTGCTGCAATGCGTGCTGACTCCTGGTGATCCCTGGATTCCCAAGTCGGTCGACGAGATCGTGGCCCACACCGACCGTCAGGTGCGGGAGTTATTTCCATCAGCCCGCAACCTCAAGCTCACCTGGAGCAACGTGGTGAAGCTGGCCCAGTCGTTGTACCGGGAAGCCCCGGGCATGGAGCCCTACCGCCCCGAGCAGCGCACACCGATCTCTAATTTCTTCCTTGCCGGCAGCTACACCCGCCAGGACTATATCGATTCGATGGAGGGGGCCACGATGAGCGGCCATCTGGCGGCGGCGGCCATTCTCGATCGGCCTGTGAAGCTGGCCACCAACGCGGCGGTGGCCTGATGGGACGTTGGCTCGAACACACGGTCACCACCGAGGTGCAGGCACCGGCCGCCAAGGTCTGGGAGGTCTGGAGTGATCTCGAGGCGATGCCTCGCTGGATGCGTTGGATTGAGTCGGTCAAGCCCCTGGAGGATCCCGATCTCACCGATTGGACCCTGGCGGCCCAGGGGTTTCGCTTCAGCTGGAAAGCCCGGATCACGCAGCGGGTTGAAGCCCAGCAACTGCATTGGCAATCCGTGGGCGGATTGCCCACAAAGGGCGCGGTGCGCTTCTATCCCGAAGCCGACGACCGCACGGTGGTCAAATTGAGCGTGGCCTACGAATTGCCGCGGGTCTTGGCACCGTTAATGGAACCCAGCATCCTGGGGGGCATCGTGACCAAGGAGCTTCAGGCCAATCTTGACCGTTTCCGTGACCTGGTGGAAGCAGGCGGCTGAGCGCTGGCTTCTTCCCGTTGTTGTGTTGGTGTCCGTGGCCGGCTGTGGTGGTGAAACGCCAACGGCCACAGCATTGCCATCAGCTCCAGTGCAGCCTGTGCCCTCGCCCGAAGCGTCTGCTCCCGCAGCTCTAGCTATCGGCCTGACCCCATTGCCCTCGGCCGAGGAGGTGCAGCAGGCTGCCCCCGGGGGACGGGTCGATCCTTTCGGTCCACTGTCCGGTGCGGATGGTGCGGATGTTCAGGACGGCACGTCCGTCATCACCCCGACAGTGACGGGAGTTCTGATGGTGGGCAACCAGAAACGAGCCATGGTGACCACCGCCAGCGGCAGCGGTGTGATCTGTGTGGGTGCCGATGGCCGCTGCGAGGATGACGCTCCGCTGGTTCTGCCGACGGGATGGTCGGTGCTCAGCATCGATATGGCGAGCGGCTGCATCCGCCTGTCGCTGAACGACGAACCTCAGGACTTCTGCATCGCCTGAGCACAGGCCTCGGCCAGTCCCTCGAGATCGTGGGGGTCGGCTTCGGAATCCACCCGCCCGAAGCATTGCCGGCAGCTGCGACTGGTCTGGGGGCCGATCGAAATCACTTTCACCCCCTCCAGTCGTTTGGCCCAGCCTGGGCCGAAGCGTTGCTCCAGTAGCTGAGCTGTGTGCTCCGCCGTCTTGCCGCTGCTGAAGGCGATGGCATCGACGCTGCCCTCGTCCAAGGCGGCTGCTGTTGGGTCCGGCATCGAGGAGGGGCATCCGGATTCGTAGGCCGCTACCTCCACCACCCGCACTCCAGCCTCGCCGAAGGCATCCGCCAGCAGGGTGCGACCACCGCTTTGCACTCGTGGCAACAGCATCTTGAGGCCCCAGCCCGACACCGGGAAGTGATCGATCAAGCTGTCGGCCACGAAGCTCGGGGGCACAAAATCCGCCGCAGCCCCGAGGTTCTCCAGCACTTGCGCCGTCTTGCGGCCCACCGCCGCAATCTTGAGGCTGGCGGGGCGCCGGGCTAGGCAACGGCCCATACGCTGCAGCCTCTGCTCCACGGCCTGCACGCCATTGGCACTAGAGAACACCAGCCAGTGAAAGCTCTCTAGCTCCTCAAGGGCGTCATCCAGGGGGCCCCAGTGGTCGGGCGGTCCGATCACCAGGGCCGGAAGATCCAGTACCGTGGCACCTCGCTGCTCCAGCAGCTGACGCGCTGCTCCCTGCTGGTCGGCCGCGCGGGTGACGATCACCGTTCGGCTCTTCAAGGGATGGCTCAAGCGACAGCCTCCCCGTTCAGCTTCACGACCCCCTGCACTTTCTCCCGGAGCTGGTCGGCCGCGTCGGACTGCCCCTGCGCCTGAAGCAGGCTGATGGCGCGGATGAAGCTGCTGCGGGCGGCATCGATGTTGCCGCCCAGCAATTGCGCCACCGCGTTGTTCTGATGGCATGCGGCGTTGTTGGGATCCAGGGCGAGGGCGCGCCCGTAGGCCTCGAGGGCCGCGGCGAGATCACCGCGTCGCCGTTGCATCAGCCCCAGGTTGTACCAGGCCAGGGCTACTTCCGGGGCCCGCTGGGCGGCTGTGTGGGTGAGGCTGATGGCTTCCTCAAGGTCGCCCTGTTCCATCAGTCGGGCCGCCAGGTTGAGTCGGGCCCCCAGACTCACCCGGGTGTCGAGGGGAATCTCCAGGGCTTGCCGGTAGCAGCGCACCGCTTGGGCGGGATCGCTGGGGGTCAGGGCCAATCCCAGGTGCAGCAGCAGCTCATAGCGTTCTGCACTGGCCGCATCGCATTGCTTCAGGCCGCTTTGCAGCAGGGGGATGGCTTGGTCGGTCTTGCCTTCACTGATCAACAGACCCCCGAGCTTGGCGCTGGCGTAAGGATCACCGGGGCGGTCCCGCAGGTCGTCTTCCATGGCCTGCCTCAGGCGATCCGCCTTGTCGCTGCCCTCCAGCAGCTCCGGTCGGTAGCCGTCGTGGAGGATCGAAGGTTCACTGCAATCGGCGATGCGCCAGTGGGGTTCGGTCTCCAGCAGGGCGCGAACGCTGTCGTCGATCATCGAGTGATATGGCCGACTCCAATGAATTGAGGGGTGGCGGCGGAACAGGCGACTGACGCTCGAATAGGGCGCCATGGCGGCTCCCACCTCGTAGCGCAGCAGGTTGATTACCAGCACATCGGGCTGGGCCATCAGAGCCTTCAGGGCGGGGATGGCCTCGGGGCGCAGCTGTTCATCGGCGTCCAGCACCAGCACCCAGTCACCGTTGAGAAACTCCATGGCCTGGTTACGGGCCGGGGCGAAGTCCCCAGGCCAGGTGATGTGTTCCACCCGGGCTCCGGCGGCTTCGGCAATGGCCACCGTGGCATCGCTGGAGCCGGTGTCGACCACCACCAGCTCGTCGGCAAAGCCCTGCACGGAGCGCAGACACTCCCCGAGACGCGCCTCTTCATCGCGCACGATCATCGAGAGGCTGAGCATGGCCGGCCGGCTGGAAGTTGGCGAGAGGTTAGATGCGGTTGGCCCGTGCGGTTGATTGGATGTGGTCAGTCGGTGAATGCACCGCCTCCGCCAGCCGGTGAACTGGTGGGAAACAGCTCGGTGAGCACCTGGCGCTGGGCCTCCTGCATCTGGCCAGCGGAATAGGCGGCCGGGCAACCGCTGGGCAGAATGGCCTGAAGGCTCTCCCAGAGGTAGGGGCTGCCGTAGATCACGACCCCGGCCAGTCGGTTGAGGGCGACCAGTTGTTGGATGGCTGCAGCCCAGGGCTCCTGCGCGTCCCGCCCAGCGCGGAAGGGGTTGCCCCGCAGGAACAGCTGCAGCAGCACCGCTCCGTCACCGAGGCGGTCCAGAGCAAGGGGTGCCTCCGGCTGGCCGCTCCAGGGCGAAAGGCCTTCTCCATGCAGCACCACCGAGCGAAATCCTTTGGTTTCCGGAATGCGCAGGGCCGGTGACCAGCCGCTGAGGGCGGCTGCGCCGGGTAACAGTGAATCCACCCGCACCAGGTTGATCCCTGCGTCAGCCCGCACCACTGCATCGCAGAAGGTGAGGCTGTGGCGCACCAGCTCCGCTTCCAGGGCCTGGTCGGCTGCCGTGACAATCGGCCCTGAAGGGGCGCTGATTGGGATTGATTGCAGAGCATGGGCACGGCGCTGACGGCTCTCCTCCAACCGCTCGAGGGGCAGTCGTCCGCTGTTGAAGCCAGCGCAGAGGCCATCAATGGCGGCATCGGCATCCGCCGGCATCAGGATCAGGTCGGCTCCGGCTTCAAAGGCCAGGACAGCCGCTTCTGCTGCGCCATGCCGTGCGCTGATCGCTTCCATCACCAGGGCATCGGTCACGACCAGACCGTTGAACCCCATCTGGCGCCGCAGCAGATCGGTGAGGACGGCCTTGGAGAGGGTGGCGGGCTGCTGTGGATCCAGTTCCGGCAGCAACAGGTGGGCCGTCATCACGCTGTCAATGCCGGCGGCAATGGCGGAACGGAATGGGGGCAGTTCCACCTGTTCCAGCCGTTCGCGGCTGTGGGGCAACACCGGCAGGTCGAGATGGGAGTCGCTGGCGGTGTCGCCGTGGCCGGGAAAGTGCTTTGCACAACCGAGCACATCGGCCTGCGATAGCCCCCGCTGAAAAGCTACGGCCAGGGCGCTGGCACTGCTGGGATCCTCGCCCCAGGCCCGCACATTGATGACGGGGTTGGCGGGGTTGTTGTTGACGTCGCATACCGGTCCCAGCACCCAGTTCAGGCCGCAGCGGCGGGCCTGTTCGCCGGTGCAGCGGCCGTAGCGTTCGCTTAGCGCCATGGCGAGCTCGGGGTCGCCCCGGTAGAGGCGGCCAAGGGCTAGGGGCGGCACCAGCCAGCTGGCGCCTTCGAAGCGTTGGCCCACGCCCTCCTCTACGTCTGCGCAGAACAGCAACCGCTGGCTACTCCATCCCTGCAGTTGCTGGGTGCGCTGCTGCAATTCAACGGCGCTGCCCCCCAACAGGATCACGCCGCCGACACCTTCCTGCAGCAGACGCTGGAGTGTGCTGTTGGGCAGTTCCCATTGCGGGTAACGGCGCTGATGGTCGCTGAGATGACCACTGGCCCGCAGCACCAGCAGTTCAGCCACCTGGCGACGCAGGTTGCTACTCGCTGGGCTGTTCATCACTCCCCGGTGGAACCTCTCCTCGTTGCTGCCGTTCATCCTCGAGGCGATTCAGCAGCCCCAGCACGGAGGTGCCGCGTTCCAGACCGCGGTCTAGTTGGAACACCACCTCGGGGGAGCGGCGCATCTGCAGCCGCCGCCCCAGTTCTCCCCGCAGGAAACCGCTGGCGGCCTGAAGACCTTCGAGCACTTGTGCGCGCTCCTGGGCTTCTCCGAAAACGCTCACAAAGATCTTGCAGTGCTGCAGATCGCCGGAGACCTCCACTTCGGTGATGCTCACCATGCCCTGGTGCACCCGTTCGTCCCGGATGCCGTTGATCAATAGTTCACTGACTTCCTTTCGGATGAGCGCGGCAACCCGCTCCACTCGACGCCCCTGTGCCATCACGCCATCGGTGCTGAATTCACCATGGCACGCAGCACAAGTGTGAGGCTGATTCCGCCGCTGATCAGGGCGCCGATCAAGGCGATGGCTGTGACGGGATTGCTCCGGCGTGCGACTAGGGGTTCGGCGACGGAATTCATCACCCCGAGGGTGAAGGCAACCAAGTAGCGGGGGTAACGGGAGACGTTGAGGAAAAACTCCCGCATGGTTCTGGCGAGCTTGGGAATGTGCTGGCTACTCTGCCTGGCCCATGGCTGTTTTGGACATGCTGGAGCTGCATCAATTCCGCCATTCCGCCTTCTGCCTCAAGGTGCGGATGGTGTTGCAGGCCAAAGGACTGAGTTTCCGCACCGTGGAGGTGACCCCTGGCGTTGGGCAGGTGGCCGTGTTCCGGCTGTCCGGGCAACGGCAGGTGCCTGTGCTGGTGGATGGGGAGCAGGTGATTGCCGACTCCAGTGCCATTGCGCTGCACCTGAATCGGCGTGAGCCCGACCCCGCTTTGATGCCGGCTGATCCACGCCAGGCTGCCCAGGTGCATCTGTTGGAGGACTGGGCAGATACCACCCTGGCGATGGCAGGTCGCTCGTCCCTGGTGCAGGCCGCGGCATTAGACGCCGAGCTACGTGTTGCACTGCTGCCCGACGATCTTCCCGATCCCGTGCGTTCGGTGATGGGTGTGATCCCCGGCGGTTGGGTCAGCAACATCACCGAGTTGGTCAACCAGAAGGAACGCACCGAGCTTCTTGCCAGCCTTGAGCAGCTCGCCGCCTCGGTGCAAGCCAGCCCCTGGTTGGTTGGCGACAGCCTCACCCTGGCCGATATCGCCGTGGCAGCCCAGCTGTCGCTGCTTCGCTTCCCCTCGTCCGCGGGTTCGGCCCTGGCTGGCAAGGGTGTGCCGGGGTTGAGCGATCACCCCAAGCTGCAGTCGCTGTTCCAATGGCGTGACCAGCTTGAACTCAAATTGATGGAGCGGACGCTGGAAGAGGTGTGAAGCGCAGTTTGTAGTGGTGCTGAGCAATGGCCTGATCCCGCAGGCTTTCGCCTGGGGAGGCATAGCGCCCTTGCCACTGCTCAGCGCAGATGTCTTCGCCGCAGCGGCTGTAGCGGCTGAGGGTTTCGATTCTGCTCAACCGCGGAGGTCCTGGGGTATGCAAGATCTGCAGCACCAGTTCGTCGGCCAGGAAAGTCTCTGGGTTCGGGCTCTCCTGGCGGCGGCCCGTCACCGTTGTCTCCAGGAACAGGTCGCCTTTCAGTCGAGCGATCTGGCGATTGGCGGAGTCGGGGTCTTCCTCGACCCCCAGCAGCTGCTTCCCGAGCAGGGCTCGGCCAATGGCTGTGGCATTGAAGCTTCGATCGCCGATCAGGCGACCGCGTTGGTCGGCCTGGAACCGTGCCTGGTGGAGCAGAGCTGGATCGCCTGGGGCATCCAGATCAACGCTTTCCACTTGCCAAAGCCCCTCAAACCAGTCGGGATAAACCAGGTCGTCCCGATTCGAGGGCCGCGGCAACGGTGCCGGAAGGCTCCAATCGGGCCAATTGTTCAGCCGGTGCTCAAGGCTGCCTTGAGCCCAGGCGGGGCCGCCACTGAGCAGGATGGTGAGGCCGATCAGCAGCATCCACAACCGCCGTTCCATGTCTGATCCCCTGATCCGTGCCCTTGATGACTATGTGGTGCTGGAGCCCGGCAAGCCGGAGCAGCTGCTCAGCGCTGCAGACACGTTGACATGGCTGAGCGGTTGGTTGCGCTCGCTCGATCAGCTGCCGGCCGATCTTGCCGATCAACCAGATGTTGAATCAGCTGCTCAGCGTTTGATCGACACGGCCTGCGATCTGGAGATCAGCCCCGGGGTGACCTTGCAGTGGTTTGCAGTACGGCTGGAGCCGCCAACGGTTTGATTTCAGTCCATGCGGCGCTGGGTCGGATCTTTCAGCAGGCTCGGAAGCAGCTGCAGAATCCCATCGGCAACCGCGTCCGGGGTTTCGTCGTTGATCACCACCGTGAGATCGGCTTCGGCATAAAGGGGCTGTCGCTTGTTCAGCAGCGCCTTGAGGTCGGCTTCTGGGTCGGCGGTCTGCAACAGCGGACGCACCGTGCTGTCGGCTTTAAGGCGTTGCATCAACTGGTCGGGGACCACATCGAGCCAGATCACGATGCCGCTGTGCAGCACCCCCCAGTTCTCCGGTTGGGTCACCACACCACCGCCGGTGGCCACCACCAGCGAGTGGCGCTGACTGATGGCATTGAGCACCTGGCTTTCCAGGCTGCGGAAGCCTGCTTCGCCATCCCGCTCAAAGATTTCCGGGATGCTGCAGCCCGCTGCCTGTTCGATCACAGCATCAGCATCGAC from Synechococcus sp. UW69 harbors:
- a CDS encoding DUF751 family protein encodes the protein MREFFLNVSRYPRYLVAFTLGVMNSVAEPLVARRSNPVTAIALIGALISGGISLTLVLRAMVNSAPMA
- the rbfA gene encoding 30S ribosome-binding factor RbfA; translation: MAQGRRVERVAALIRKEVSELLINGIRDERVHQGMVSITEVEVSGDLQHCKIFVSVFGEAQERAQVLEGLQAASGFLRGELGRRLQMRRSPEVVFQLDRGLERGTSVLGLLNRLEDERQQRGEVPPGSDEQPSE
- a CDS encoding glutathione S-transferase family protein, which encodes MLELHQFRHSAFCLKVRMVLQAKGLSFRTVEVTPGVGQVAVFRLSGQRQVPVLVDGEQVIADSSAIALHLNRREPDPALMPADPRQAAQVHLLEDWADTTLAMAGRSSLVQAAALDAELRVALLPDDLPDPVRSVMGVIPGGWVSNITELVNQKERTELLASLEQLAASVQASPWLVGDSLTLADIAVAAQLSLLRFPSSAGSALAGKGVPGLSDHPKLQSLFQWRDQLELKLMERTLEEV
- a CDS encoding DUF6816 family protein; this encodes MERRLWMLLIGLTILLSGGPAWAQGSLEHRLNNWPDWSLPAPLPRPSNRDDLVYPDWFEGLWQVESVDLDAPGDPALLHQARFQADQRGRLIGDRSFNATAIGRALLGKQLLGVEEDPDSANRQIARLKGDLFLETTVTGRRQESPNPETFLADELVLQILHTPGPPRLSRIETLSRYSRCGEDICAEQWQGRYASPGESLRDQAIAQHHYKLRFTPLPASAPSI
- a CDS encoding shikimate kinase; this translates as MADSTPTLKQRLSGRSLYLVGMMGSGKTSTGRPLAERLGYGFVDADAVIEQAAGCSIPEIFERDGEAGFRSLESQVLNAISQRHSLVVATGGGVVTQPENWGVLHSGIVIWLDVVPDQLMQRLKADSTVRPLLQTADPEADLKALLNKRQPLYAEADLTVVINDETPDAVADGILQLLPSLLKDPTQRRMD
- a CDS encoding chlororespiratory reduction protein 7 — protein: MSDPLIRALDDYVVLEPGKPEQLLSAADTLTWLSGWLRSLDQLPADLADQPDVESAAQRLIDTACDLEISPGVTLQWFAVRLEPPTV
- a CDS encoding glycoside hydrolase family 3 N-terminal domain-containing protein, yielding MNSPASSNLRRQVAELLVLRASGHLSDHQRRYPQWELPNSTLQRLLQEGVGGVILLGGSAVELQQRTQQLQGWSSQRLLFCADVEEGVGQRFEGASWLVPPLALGRLYRGDPELAMALSERYGRCTGEQARRCGLNWVLGPVCDVNNNPANPVINVRAWGEDPSSASALAVAFQRGLSQADVLGCAKHFPGHGDTASDSHLDLPVLPHSRERLEQVELPPFRSAIAAGIDSVMTAHLLLPELDPQQPATLSKAVLTDLLRRQMGFNGLVVTDALVMEAISARHGAAEAAVLAFEAGADLILMPADADAAIDGLCAGFNSGRLPLERLEESRQRRAHALQSIPISAPSGPIVTAADQALEAELVRHSLTFCDAVVRADAGINLVRVDSLLPGAAALSGWSPALRIPETKGFRSVVLHGEGLSPWSGQPEAPLALDRLGDGAVLLQLFLRGNPFRAGRDAQEPWAAAIQQLVALNRLAGVVIYGSPYLWESLQAILPSGCPAAYSAGQMQEAQRQVLTELFPTSSPAGGGGAFTD